Proteins from one Bombyx mori chromosome 1, ASM3026992v2 genomic window:
- the LOC101738820 gene encoding calcium-binding mitochondrial carrier protein SCaMC-2 isoform X4, which yields MSLELEDYTGATGDVFEDFLIIFRRCLAKYLDIGEDMNVPDDFTQSELQTGKWWRHLLAGGIAGAVSRTCTAPLDRLKVFLQVNTTRENMRKCLAKMLNEGGITGMWRGNGINVIKIAPESAIKFAAYEQVKRLIKGERSNHPLEIHERFIAGATAGAISQTVIYPLEVLKTRLALRKTGQYSGIADAARKIYAREGLRCFYKGYIPNILGIVPYAGIDLAVYETLKKKYISKYQAHNEQPGILLLLACGSISCTLGQVCSYPLALVRTRLQARENAARGAEGTMRGVFREIVQREGIRGLYRGITPNFIKVIPAVSISYVVYEYASRSLGVNMT from the exons atgtctCTGGAATTGGAAGATTACACGGGAGCGACAGGCGACGTCTTTGAAGATTTTCTCATCATCTTTCGCAGATGTTTGGCAAAG tatctAGACATCGGCGAGGATATGAACGTTCCCGATGACTTCACACAGAGTGAACTACAAACGGGTAAATGGTGGAGACATCTCTTGGCTGGAGGCATAGCGGGCGCAGTCAGCAGGACCTGCACGGCTCCACTGGACAGACTAAAAGTGTTTTTACAA GTGAACACAACTAGAGAAAATATGAGAAAATGCTTAGCGAAAATGTTAAACGAAGGTGGTATAACCGGAATGTGGAGGGGGAACGGAATTAATGTAATCAAAATCGCTCCGGAATCGGCGATCAAGTTCGCGGCTTATGAACAAGTTAAAAGGCTAATCAAAGGGGAGAGGAGTAACCACCCGTTGGAGATACACGAGAGGTTCATAGCCGGCGCGACGGCCGGGGCGATCAGCCAAACTGTGATCTACCCACTAGAGGTGCTAAAGACGAGATTAGCGTTAAGGAAAACAGGGCAGTACAGCGGCATAGCTGACGCCGCCAGGAAGATATACGCAAGGGAGGGTCTCCGGTGCTTCTACAAGGGATACATTCCAAACATACTGGGGATCGTACCCTATGCGGGCATCGACCTGGCGGTTTACGaaacgttgaagaagaaatacaTTAGTAAATATCAGGCGCACAACGAGCAGCCGGGTATCTTGCTGCTGCTAGCGTGTGGCAGTATCTCGTGCACGCTGGGGCAGGTGTGCTCCTACCCGCTCGCGCTAGTCAGGACCAGACTGCAGGCACGAG AAAATGCAGCGAGAGGCGCGGAGGGTACAATGAGAGGCGTGTTCAGAGAGATCGTTCAACGCGAGGGCATCCGTGGCCTGTACCGCGGCATCACACCGAACTTCATCAAAGTGATTCCGGCCGTCTCGATTTCGTACGTCGTGTACGAGTACGCGAGTCGGTCTCTCGGCGTGAACATGACGTGA
- the LOC101738820 gene encoding calcium-binding mitochondrial carrier protein SCaMC-2 isoform X2, whose amino-acid sequence MYRTSVFFVKFFVYMGLLKNTLFWNVYFPFATAIMGWWDYKMPSNFKYTTADQFKFTTKIWIQKMNRKKLYKDDQDEDDLNDTYLDIGEDMNVPDDFTQSELQTGKWWRHLLAGGIAGAVSRTCTAPLDRLKVFLQVNTTRENMRKCLAKMLNEGGITGMWRGNGINVIKIAPESAIKFAAYEQVKRLIKGERSNHPLEIHERFIAGATAGAISQTVIYPLEVLKTRLALRKTGQYSGIADAARKIYAREGLRCFYKGYIPNILGIVPYAGIDLAVYETLKKKYISKYQAHNEQPGILLLLACGSISCTLGQVCSYPLALVRTRLQARENAARGAEGTMRGVFREIVQREGIRGLYRGITPNFIKVIPAVSISYVVYEYASRSLGVNMT is encoded by the exons ATGTATAGAACCTCggtattttttgtaaaatttttcgTTTACATGGGTCTACTGAAAAATACGCTGTTTTGGAACGTTTATTTTCCTTTCGCCACCGCTATTATGGGCTGGTGGGACTACAAGATGCCAAGCAATTTTAAATACACCACG GCGGACCAATTTAAATTCACAACTAAAATATGGATACAAAAAATGAATCGGAAGAAATTATACAAAGACGATCAGGACGAGGATGATTTAAACGACACA tatctAGACATCGGCGAGGATATGAACGTTCCCGATGACTTCACACAGAGTGAACTACAAACGGGTAAATGGTGGAGACATCTCTTGGCTGGAGGCATAGCGGGCGCAGTCAGCAGGACCTGCACGGCTCCACTGGACAGACTAAAAGTGTTTTTACAA GTGAACACAACTAGAGAAAATATGAGAAAATGCTTAGCGAAAATGTTAAACGAAGGTGGTATAACCGGAATGTGGAGGGGGAACGGAATTAATGTAATCAAAATCGCTCCGGAATCGGCGATCAAGTTCGCGGCTTATGAACAAGTTAAAAGGCTAATCAAAGGGGAGAGGAGTAACCACCCGTTGGAGATACACGAGAGGTTCATAGCCGGCGCGACGGCCGGGGCGATCAGCCAAACTGTGATCTACCCACTAGAGGTGCTAAAGACGAGATTAGCGTTAAGGAAAACAGGGCAGTACAGCGGCATAGCTGACGCCGCCAGGAAGATATACGCAAGGGAGGGTCTCCGGTGCTTCTACAAGGGATACATTCCAAACATACTGGGGATCGTACCCTATGCGGGCATCGACCTGGCGGTTTACGaaacgttgaagaagaaatacaTTAGTAAATATCAGGCGCACAACGAGCAGCCGGGTATCTTGCTGCTGCTAGCGTGTGGCAGTATCTCGTGCACGCTGGGGCAGGTGTGCTCCTACCCGCTCGCGCTAGTCAGGACCAGACTGCAGGCACGAG AAAATGCAGCGAGAGGCGCGGAGGGTACAATGAGAGGCGTGTTCAGAGAGATCGTTCAACGCGAGGGCATCCGTGGCCTGTACCGCGGCATCACACCGAACTTCATCAAAGTGATTCCGGCCGTCTCGATTTCGTACGTCGTGTACGAGTACGCGAGTCGGTCTCTCGGCGTGAACATGACGTGA
- the LOC101738820 gene encoding calcium-binding mitochondrial carrier protein SCaMC-2 isoform X3 codes for MYRTSVFFVKFFVYMGLLKNTLFWNVYFPFATAIMGWWDYKMPSNFKYTTYLDIGEDMNVPDDFTQSELQTGKWWRHLLAGGIAGAVSRTCTAPLDRLKVFLQVNTTRENMRKCLAKMLNEGGITGMWRGNGINVIKIAPESAIKFAAYEQVKRLIKGERSNHPLEIHERFIAGATAGAISQTVIYPLEVLKTRLALRKTGQYSGIADAARKIYAREGLRCFYKGYIPNILGIVPYAGIDLAVYETLKKKYISKYQAHNEQPGILLLLACGSISCTLGQVCSYPLALVRTRLQARENAARGAEGTMRGVFREIVQREGIRGLYRGITPNFIKVIPAVSISYVVYEYASRSLGVNMT; via the exons ATGTATAGAACCTCggtattttttgtaaaatttttcgTTTACATGGGTCTACTGAAAAATACGCTGTTTTGGAACGTTTATTTTCCTTTCGCCACCGCTATTATGGGCTGGTGGGACTACAAGATGCCAAGCAATTTTAAATACACCACG tatctAGACATCGGCGAGGATATGAACGTTCCCGATGACTTCACACAGAGTGAACTACAAACGGGTAAATGGTGGAGACATCTCTTGGCTGGAGGCATAGCGGGCGCAGTCAGCAGGACCTGCACGGCTCCACTGGACAGACTAAAAGTGTTTTTACAA GTGAACACAACTAGAGAAAATATGAGAAAATGCTTAGCGAAAATGTTAAACGAAGGTGGTATAACCGGAATGTGGAGGGGGAACGGAATTAATGTAATCAAAATCGCTCCGGAATCGGCGATCAAGTTCGCGGCTTATGAACAAGTTAAAAGGCTAATCAAAGGGGAGAGGAGTAACCACCCGTTGGAGATACACGAGAGGTTCATAGCCGGCGCGACGGCCGGGGCGATCAGCCAAACTGTGATCTACCCACTAGAGGTGCTAAAGACGAGATTAGCGTTAAGGAAAACAGGGCAGTACAGCGGCATAGCTGACGCCGCCAGGAAGATATACGCAAGGGAGGGTCTCCGGTGCTTCTACAAGGGATACATTCCAAACATACTGGGGATCGTACCCTATGCGGGCATCGACCTGGCGGTTTACGaaacgttgaagaagaaatacaTTAGTAAATATCAGGCGCACAACGAGCAGCCGGGTATCTTGCTGCTGCTAGCGTGTGGCAGTATCTCGTGCACGCTGGGGCAGGTGTGCTCCTACCCGCTCGCGCTAGTCAGGACCAGACTGCAGGCACGAG AAAATGCAGCGAGAGGCGCGGAGGGTACAATGAGAGGCGTGTTCAGAGAGATCGTTCAACGCGAGGGCATCCGTGGCCTGTACCGCGGCATCACACCGAACTTCATCAAAGTGATTCCGGCCGTCTCGATTTCGTACGTCGTGTACGAGTACGCGAGTCGGTCTCTCGGCGTGAACATGACGTGA